In a genomic window of Thalassophryne amazonica chromosome 12, fThaAma1.1, whole genome shotgun sequence:
- the LOC117521183 gene encoding piggyBac transposable element-derived protein 4-like, which produces MAKMNGKGKLMQLTLQQALSRSMERESVGIAGGLGGDRGEEVSRETDEVQPGPSRVRRTQTVASSEDESDGFSEPVGVIRYSILNPTEPDPDSSDEWLPSGSGRSSRDSSPDAPVTHKRGSATSTAASANDGSEKKRGRVSSSSHGADSGWHTGDWTPNVFPFTATPGPRRAAAELDSDKPADFLELFLTDELLQHIVDQTNLYATQYLSAHPESLPHSRGSSWKPVSVPELKSFFGLTFLTGFVKKPRLDMYWSVDEVDSTPHFSHTMPRNRFQLIWHFLHFNDNASHDAADRLYKVRPVLDYVLDKFKELYQPGQNICIDEDFLS; this is translated from the exons ATGGCGAAAATGAATGGCAAAGGAAAGCTAATGCAGCTCACGCTTCAGCAAGCTCTTTCCCGGAGTATGGAGCGAGAGAGTGTCGGGATTGCCGGTGGTTTGGGTGGGGATCGCGGAGAGGAGGTGTCCCGAGAAACGGACGAAGTTCAACCCGGGCCAAGCCGCGTGCGGCGCACACAAACGGTGGCCAGCTCAGAGGATGAATCCGATGGTTTTAGCGAACCTGTTGGAGTTATtcg atacagtattctaaacccgacagaaCCTGACCCGGATTCTTCAGACGAGTGGTTACCGTCTGgatcagggaggagcagcagagACTCGTCCCCAGACGCTCCGGTCACACACAAAAGAG GTAGTGCAACCAGCACAGCTGCCAGTGCCAATGATGGCAGTGAAAAGAAGAGAG GTCGTGTATCGAGCAGCAGTCATGGAGCAGATTCTGGGTGGCATACAGGTGACTGGACACCAAACGTGTTCCCCTTCACTGCGACCCCTGGACCCCGAAGAGCTGCTGCGGAGCTGGATTCCGACAAACCAGCAGACTTCCTGGAGCTCTTCCTGACTGACGAACTACTTCAACATATTGTTGACCAGACCAACCTTTACGCCACACAGTACCTCAGTGCACACCCAGAAAGTCTGCCACACAGCAGAGGTTCCTCTTGGAAACCGGTGTCAGTCCCAGAACTGAAAAGTTTCTTCGGCCTCACTTTTCTCACTGGCTTTGTCAAAAAGCCACGCCTTGACATGTACTGGAGTGTTGATGAGGTGGACTCTACACCTCATTTCAGTCACACCATGCCAAGGAACAGGTTCCAGCTCATATGGCATTTCCTTCATTTCAATGACAATGCTTCACATGATGCAGCTGACAGACTGTACAAAGTCCGTCCAGTGTTAGACTATGTTCTTGACAAGTTCAAGGAGCTGTATCAGCCAGGGCAAAACATTTGCATTGATGAGG ACTTTTTGAGTTGA